In Bacteroidales bacterium, the genomic stretch GCATCCACTGCAAATGTTCCATGCGTTACTACTTCTTCATTTTCCTCCAGTCCTTTTTTCACGATGTATTCTTCCCCAAGCGATGCCCCCAGTACCACTTCGCGCAGTGTATAAGTGGGTTCTTCGCGGTTTGGAATTTTTATATAGACCACCGAACGTTTTCCTGTCCACATTACTGAACTGGATGGGACGGTCAGCTCTTCACCGGAACCCAGGTTGCCTGAAGTCATAACGCCTTCAACAAACATCCCGGGTTTAAACAATCCATTCCTGTTATTTGTTTCGGCTCTAACCCTTGCTACCCGGGATTTTTCATCCATCAGGGGGTCTATAAAATTGACCGTGGAGTTAAAGGTTTCCCCCGGAATGCCGGATACTGTAAACTCAATCTGATCCCCTTGCTCTATGAGTGGAACATCTTCCTGATAAGCATCAAACATAATCCATACCGTATCAATTTTGGCAATGTGATAAAGCACGGAACCTTTATTTATATAATCCCCTTCATTAACCATTTTTTTATGGACGATGCCGCTTGCACTGGCTTTTATTTCCATGCGTTCTGTAATTTCTCCCTTTTCTTCAATGGCAGCTATTTGGTCTTCATTTAGCTTCCATTGTCTTAATTTTGCTCTGGCAGCCTCTAAAAGCTGAGGGTTTGTTTTCCCGGATTGTATCGCTTCCAGCAATTCTTCCTGGGCTGAGATTAATTCGGGTGAATAAACTGATGCTATGGTTTGCCCCTCCTGCACATATTCTCCTTTGAAATTAAGGTACAGTTTTTCAATTCTTCCGGGAAAATGACTGGGTTGCGTGTATATCCTCCGTTGATCCACGTTAATTTTTCCGGTGAGCCGTATCTCTTTTTGGGGAACTTTTTTCCTTACCCGGGTTGTTTGCACGTCCGCCAGTTTAATGGCCTCCTCTGTCATTTTCAACTCGGCAGGATCCTGATCGGCATCAGATTCTTCAGCCGGAATCAGTTCCATTCCGCATATCGGACAGTTGCCCGGTTCATCCTGACGTACCTGTGGATGCATAGAACAGGTCCAGGTTGTATTGTCTTCCCCAGCTTCTTGCGCTGTATCACTTTGTGCATGTGTATGTTCCCTGTTTTCCTCGAATTGTTTTGATTTTCCCGATGAACTGAAGATAAGGGCTCCAAGCAGAATGCCGGCTGCAAGCAACAACCCGCCTCTGATCAGTTCGTTTCTTTTTATATTTTTACGTTTCATTGTGTTTGATTTTGATTGGTTAAATATTCAAGCTTTGATACGGCTATATTCTGATTGGCTATAGCCTGCCGGAGTTTGAGTTTATACTCTTGTACCATCAATTGTGTGCGAAGCAGCTCGAAAAAATTCTCACCGTCGGTTGAATAATTTGTTTTCAGCAAGCGATATATTTTTTCGGTTTCTTCGATTTGTTTTTTGTACAGATCTACTTTCCTGATTGCATCCAGATATTTTTCTTCTGCCTTTTTATACCGGGCAGAAAGGGTATTCAGCCGATCCTGTTGTTCGGATTGGACGGCCTGAAGTTTCAAACTGGTTTCCTTTTTCATAGCGTCGTATTTCTTTCGGTTCAGGGGTAGCGATATCCCTACCATAGGCATAACTACGTCGCGCCCACTATTATTAACCTGCATATCCTGCCTTTTTCCGATAATAGCGTAGTCTAATCCCAAAGAGAGGTTTGGATAACCCTTTTTTCGGTCTGCTTCATACTGATGTTCCAGTGCTGTTTTTTTATGACTAAGGGCTGTCAGTCCTGGATTATTCCTTATTGAATCACGATAGGCCATAGTATCGAATGTATCAGGTTGAATGTTCCCGGGTACTCTTATAGAGTCACTTTCGGAACGGTTCAACAATAAATTGAACTCCGTCTTTTGAGTAGACAGTTTCTCTTTCAGATCTTCCAACTTGTTTTTCTGCTCCCTGATGTTCACTTCGGTACGTAAAACGTCTGCCATCTGGCTTTTTCCTGTCTCGTAGTTTCTTCTGCTTAAATTCTTCAAAGAATTTAATATCCCGAGATTTTCTTTTATGATATGAAGGGCTTGTTGTGTTTTATACAGTTCATACCACTGGCTTTTGACCTCCTGATATATCTGGTTTTTCAGATTCACAAACTGCTGATACTGTATCCTGGCTTTCTCAGCCGCCGCTTTTTCCTGCTCCTTTAAAGTTCCGAACCACGGAAACATCTGGGAGACCGAAATTTTTAGCTGTTGTGGCCCCAGCCGTGTTTCTATTGGACTGATAAAATAGCCGAAACCAAGCTTTGGGTCAGGTAATGCTCCAACCTGGGGTACTTTTTCAAGAGCAGCATGATACTCATGATAGGCTGCCTGTAATTCCGGATGATTTTCTCCCGCTTC encodes the following:
- a CDS encoding efflux RND transporter periplasmic adaptor subunit, whose amino-acid sequence is MKRKNIKRNELIRGGLLLAAGILLGALIFSSSGKSKQFEENREHTHAQSDTAQEAGEDNTTWTCSMHPQVRQDEPGNCPICGMELIPAEESDADQDPAELKMTEEAIKLADVQTTRVRKKVPQKEIRLTGKINVDQRRIYTQPSHFPGRIEKLYLNFKGEYVQEGQTIASVYSPELISAQEELLEAIQSGKTNPQLLEAARAKLRQWKLNEDQIAAIEEKGEITERMEIKASASGIVHKKMVNEGDYINKGSVLYHIAKIDTVWIMFDAYQEDVPLIEQGDQIEFTVSGIPGETFNSTVNFIDPLMDEKSRVARVRAETNNRNGLFKPGMFVEGVMTSGNLGSGEELTVPSSSVMWTGKRSVVYIKIPNREEPTYTLREVVLGASLGEEYIVKKGLEENEEVVTHGTFAVDA
- a CDS encoding TolC family protein, with the translated sequence MKAIYKHTILLIMVHLFLSGIIQGQTLNEYLKEAGENHPELQAAYHEYHAALEKVPQVGALPDPKLGFGYFISPIETRLGPQQLKISVSQMFPWFGTLKEQEKAAAEKARIQYQQFVNLKNQIYQEVKSQWYELYKTQQALHIIKENLGILNSLKNLSRRNYETGKSQMADVLRTEVNIREQKNKLEDLKEKLSTQKTEFNLLLNRSESDSIRVPGNIQPDTFDTMAYRDSIRNNPGLTALSHKKTALEHQYEADRKKGYPNLSLGLDYAIIGKRQDMQVNNSGRDVVMPMVGISLPLNRKKYDAMKKETSLKLQAVQSEQQDRLNTLSARYKKAEEKYLDAIRKVDLYKKQIEETEKIYRLLKTNYSTDGENFFELLRTQLMVQEYKLKLRQAIANQNIAVSKLEYLTNQNQTQ